A single region of the Novosphingobium sp. SL115 genome encodes:
- a CDS encoding SAM-dependent methyltransferase, whose protein sequence is MWMLDQMLKRLIRKGQLIVIDHDGTHYAYGDPAALPLAIRLTDSGAALHIARDPRVGAGEAYMDGRLVVEPPHDIRDMILLVMRNASSGSGIDRKGPFRRLAQAMVAKADQINLRAKASSNVVHHYDLTRQFYELFLDEDRQYTMAYFRDPENTLERAQIDKKALIAAKLRLSPEQSAGMRVLDIGCGWGGLALYLNRHFGCEVLGVSLAPDQVRFAQERAQAAGVADKVKFQLIDYRDVTGTFDRITSVGMIEHVGSPHFGEYFAKTNDLLDPQGIMLTHTIGRTGPPGTTDKWTRKYIFPGGYIPAMSELVAALEKNGWEVGDIEVLRYHYAHTLAEWYRRATLHREEIIALYDERLFRMWQFYLAGAEQSFRHGSMVNFHIQSVKSRSALPMTRDYIQTEAARLSAMDEAPEWHLAKRTDALFTSE, encoded by the coding sequence ATGTGGATGCTGGACCAGATGCTCAAACGGCTGATCCGCAAGGGTCAGCTGATCGTGATCGACCATGATGGAACGCACTATGCCTATGGCGATCCTGCTGCCCTCCCCCTAGCCATCCGGTTGACCGACAGCGGCGCGGCCCTGCACATCGCCCGCGATCCCCGCGTCGGCGCGGGTGAAGCCTATATGGATGGCCGCCTTGTGGTCGAGCCGCCGCATGACATCCGCGACATGATCCTGCTGGTCATGCGCAATGCCAGTTCCGGCAGCGGCATTGACCGGAAAGGCCCGTTCCGCCGTCTGGCGCAAGCCATGGTGGCCAAGGCCGACCAGATCAATCTGCGCGCCAAAGCGTCGAGCAATGTCGTCCACCATTATGACCTGACGCGCCAGTTCTACGAACTGTTCCTGGATGAAGACCGCCAATATACCATGGCCTACTTCCGCGATCCGGAAAACACGCTGGAACGCGCGCAAATTGACAAGAAAGCCCTGATCGCGGCCAAGCTCCGCCTCTCCCCGGAACAGAGCGCCGGAATGCGGGTACTCGACATCGGCTGTGGCTGGGGCGGCCTCGCGCTCTATCTCAATCGACACTTCGGCTGCGAAGTCCTCGGCGTCAGCCTTGCGCCAGATCAGGTCCGCTTTGCGCAAGAACGCGCGCAGGCCGCAGGCGTGGCCGACAAGGTGAAATTCCAGCTCATCGACTACCGCGACGTTACCGGCACGTTCGACCGCATCACCAGCGTCGGCATGATCGAACACGTCGGCTCCCCCCATTTCGGCGAATATTTCGCCAAGACCAACGACCTGCTCGATCCGCAAGGAATCATGCTCACCCACACCATTGGCCGCACCGGCCCTCCGGGCACGACCGACAAGTGGACGCGCAAATACATCTTCCCCGGCGGTTATATCCCGGCGATGAGCGAACTGGTTGCCGCGCTTGAAAAAAACGGTTGGGAAGTGGGCGACATCGAAGTCCTGCGCTACCACTACGCCCACACGCTGGCCGAATGGTATCGCCGCGCCACGCTGCACCGTGAAGAGATCATCGCCCTGTATGACGAACGCCTGTTCCGCATGTGGCAATTCTACCTTGCCGGGGCTGAACAAAGCTTCCGCCACGGCAGCATGGTCAACTTCCACATTCAAAGCGTGAAAAGCCGCAGCGCCCTGCCCATGACGCGCGACTATATCCAGACCGAAGCCGCGCGCCTTTCCGCAATGGATGAAGCGCCGGAATGGCACCTGGCGAAACGCACCGACGCACTTTTCACAAGCGAATAA
- a CDS encoding aldehyde dehydrogenase family protein, whose protein sequence is MTTPVPTAADLSGEIQRIFALQQDHQWAVKASTAAQRKEKLAKLKAVVEAHTDAIIAAVLEDTRKPVGEIRVTEVLNVVGNIQRNIDNLDAWMTPTEVTPSMNPADRAQIIYEARGVCLILGPWNFPLGLTLGPVAAAIAAGNTCMVKLTDLCPATARVAASIISEAFDENEVALFEGDVSVATALLDLPFNHIFFTGSTRVGKIVMAAAAKHLTSVTLELGGKSPVIIDDSADINQIAAQLAAAKQFNGGQACISPDYVFVKEDKKAALVEGFKANVQKNLYDEQGQFKKDSIAQIVNAANFARVKGMFDDAVEKGATVAAGGVLEEADLTIHPTMLTDVTPQMKILQDEIFAPVIPVMTYENLDQAIDYIQSRDKPLALYVYSNDEANVEKVLSETSSGGVTVNGVFSHYLENNLPFGGVNHSGMGSYHGYFGFKCFSHERAVYRHQ, encoded by the coding sequence ATGACCACACCCGTCCCCACCGCCGCCGATCTTTCCGGTGAAATCCAGCGCATCTTCGCCTTGCAGCAAGATCACCAGTGGGCGGTAAAGGCGTCCACGGCCGCCCAGCGCAAGGAAAAGCTGGCCAAGCTCAAAGCCGTGGTCGAAGCCCATACCGACGCCATCATCGCCGCCGTGCTCGAAGATACGCGCAAGCCGGTCGGCGAAATCCGCGTGACCGAAGTGCTCAACGTCGTCGGCAATATTCAGCGCAACATCGACAATCTCGATGCGTGGATGACCCCCACCGAAGTCACCCCTTCCATGAACCCGGCGGATCGCGCGCAGATCATTTATGAAGCGCGCGGCGTGTGCCTCATCCTCGGCCCATGGAACTTTCCGCTCGGCCTCACGCTTGGCCCCGTGGCCGCAGCCATCGCCGCAGGCAACACCTGCATGGTCAAGCTCACCGACCTGTGCCCCGCCACCGCCCGCGTCGCCGCTTCGATCATCAGCGAAGCCTTTGATGAAAACGAGGTTGCGCTGTTCGAAGGCGACGTATCGGTCGCCACCGCCTTGCTCGACCTGCCCTTCAACCACATCTTCTTTACCGGCAGCACCCGCGTCGGCAAGATCGTGATGGCGGCTGCGGCAAAGCACCTCACCAGCGTCACGCTCGAACTCGGCGGCAAATCGCCCGTCATCATCGACGACAGCGCCGACATCAATCAGATCGCCGCCCAGCTTGCCGCCGCAAAGCAGTTCAATGGCGGGCAGGCCTGCATCAGCCCCGACTATGTTTTCGTCAAGGAAGACAAGAAGGCCGCGCTGGTCGAAGGCTTCAAGGCCAACGTCCAGAAAAACCTTTATGACGAACAGGGCCAGTTCAAGAAGGACAGCATCGCCCAGATCGTCAACGCGGCGAATTTCGCCCGCGTAAAGGGCATGTTCGATGATGCCGTGGAAAAGGGCGCAACCGTGGCCGCTGGCGGTGTGCTGGAAGAGGCTGACCTCACCATCCACCCCACCATGCTCACCGATGTCACCCCGCAGATGAAAATCCTGCAGGATGAAATCTTCGCGCCGGTGATCCCGGTAATGACCTATGAAAACCTCGATCAGGCCATCGATTACATCCAATCGCGCGACAAGCCGCTGGCGCTGTATGTTTACAGCAACGATGAAGCCAATGTCGAAAAGGTGCTGTCAGAAACCTCGTCCGGCGGCGTCACCGTCAACGGCGTGTTCTCGCACTATCTGGAAAACAATCTGCCCTTCGGTGGCGTGAACCACTCCGGCATGGGCAGCTACCACGGCTACTTCGGCTTCAAATGCTTCAGCCACGAACGCGCAGTTTACCGGCATCAATGA
- a CDS encoding winged helix DNA-binding protein, giving the protein MILEISSIGNEIREIREFITSSSIISPHKSCNSDYDLGIFAKKLYLSRRDRESNFPSPGMFHDPAWDILLDMFISYSENKFISVTDATLAGQVPATTALRWLWSLEKAGMIERKPDNSDKRRSFVTLTEAGLSHMRQILQAMDKRMTSPLLPR; this is encoded by the coding sequence TTGATCCTTGAAATATCATCAATTGGCAATGAAATTCGAGAAATCCGAGAATTTATCACTTCATCGTCAATTATATCGCCCCATAAGTCGTGTAATTCTGATTATGATTTGGGCATATTTGCGAAGAAACTTTACCTTTCCCGTCGCGATCGAGAAAGCAATTTTCCATCACCGGGTATGTTCCATGACCCGGCTTGGGATATTCTTTTAGATATGTTCATATCGTATTCTGAAAATAAGTTTATTTCTGTAACGGACGCAACATTGGCCGGACAAGTTCCCGCAACCACCGCGCTAAGATGGCTATGGAGCCTTGAAAAGGCAGGCATGATAGAGCGCAAGCCAGACAACAGCGACAAGCGACGCAGCTTCGTAACACTTACCGAAGCGGGACTATCTCATATGCGGCAAATCTTGCAGGCGATGGATAAACGGATGACAAGCCCGCTGTTGCCGCGGTAA
- a CDS encoding S46 family peptidase has translation MGRYRYCTTVAVAAVWALLPGVVLADEGMWTLDAFPTAKMQADYGWAPDGPWLARVQAAAVRLTGGCSASFVSGEGLILTNHHCVVECAQDNSTDQKDFLKEGFIPARREDELKCPGQQAEVVTAITDVTARIKQAIGGLSGEALVRARDAQVARIEQEGCADTGRTRCEVVTLFGGGQYRLYTYTKYSDVRLAWAPEFQAAFFGGDPDNFNYPRYALDAAFLRAYDNGKPVEVKAFLKWNPRAPKEGEPTFVVGNPGSTQRLFTGEQLAFQREVSLPLTTTILSELRGRLIAAMEESVQAKREGADTLFGIENSLKVYIGRQKALNDPVFAKMLVDAEADMKAKAGNLPGLGDPWADTAKAVKAYRDIYLPWRFIVPSGTLMGYAQTLVQGAEEREKPNADRLPGYTDSDLELTTKTLLDDAPVYPWLEQVEMGWSLSKAREYLGADDADTRLMLGRESPEALAERLVGGTALADPAVRKALWDGGRKAVEASSDPLIVYARKVDARERELKRLVDERYTGPLAEAGARLADARFAAYGSTIYPDATFTLRISYGNVQGWVERGQQVAPMTTMGGAFDRATGAEPFDIAKGFAAAQAKIDKATVFDFVTTNDIIGGNSGSPVIDRDGSVIGAAFDGNIHSIGGNYGYQADVNRTVVVSAAAVQQALEVIYPAPALVRELRGK, from the coding sequence ATGGGTCGATATCGTTATTGCACGACCGTTGCTGTGGCAGCGGTATGGGCGCTGTTGCCCGGCGTGGTTCTTGCTGATGAGGGAATGTGGACGCTGGATGCCTTTCCGACGGCAAAGATGCAGGCCGATTACGGATGGGCGCCGGATGGCCCGTGGCTGGCGCGGGTGCAGGCGGCAGCCGTGCGGTTGACCGGTGGGTGTTCGGCCAGCTTCGTATCCGGGGAAGGGCTGATCCTGACCAACCATCATTGCGTGGTGGAATGTGCTCAGGACAATTCAACCGATCAGAAGGATTTCCTGAAAGAAGGTTTTATCCCGGCGCGGCGAGAAGATGAACTGAAGTGTCCGGGGCAGCAGGCCGAAGTGGTGACCGCGATCACGGATGTGACCGCGCGCATCAAGCAGGCAATCGGCGGTCTGAGCGGTGAGGCGCTGGTCAGGGCGCGGGATGCGCAAGTGGCACGGATTGAGCAGGAGGGCTGTGCCGATACTGGCAGGACGCGGTGCGAAGTGGTGACGCTGTTTGGCGGGGGGCAATACCGGCTTTACACCTATACCAAGTATTCCGATGTGCGGTTGGCGTGGGCGCCCGAATTTCAGGCGGCGTTCTTTGGCGGTGACCCGGACAACTTCAACTATCCGCGCTATGCATTGGATGCAGCGTTCTTGCGGGCATATGACAACGGTAAGCCGGTAGAGGTGAAGGCGTTTCTGAAATGGAACCCGCGCGCGCCCAAGGAAGGTGAGCCGACATTTGTGGTGGGCAACCCCGGATCGACGCAGCGATTGTTCACGGGAGAACAGCTGGCGTTTCAGCGTGAGGTGTCGCTGCCGCTGACGACCACGATCCTGTCCGAACTGCGCGGGCGGCTGATCGCGGCGATGGAAGAAAGCGTGCAGGCAAAGCGCGAAGGGGCCGATACGCTGTTCGGCATCGAGAACAGTCTGAAGGTCTATATCGGCCGGCAAAAGGCGCTGAATGATCCGGTATTTGCCAAAATGCTGGTCGATGCCGAAGCAGATATGAAAGCAAAGGCGGGCAATCTGCCGGGGCTGGGCGATCCTTGGGCGGATACCGCGAAGGCGGTGAAGGCCTATCGGGATATCTATCTGCCGTGGCGCTTCATCGTGCCGTCGGGCACGCTGATGGGATATGCGCAGACGCTGGTGCAAGGTGCGGAAGAGCGCGAGAAACCCAATGCGGATCGCCTGCCGGGGTACACTGACAGCGATCTGGAATTGACCACGAAGACCCTGCTGGACGATGCGCCGGTCTATCCCTGGCTGGAACAGGTTGAGATGGGATGGAGCCTGTCCAAGGCGCGGGAATATCTGGGGGCGGACGATGCCGATACCCGGCTTATGTTGGGCCGGGAATCGCCTGAAGCGCTGGCTGAACGGTTGGTGGGCGGCACGGCGCTGGCTGATCCTGCGGTGCGCAAGGCGCTGTGGGATGGCGGCCGCAAGGCGGTGGAAGCGTCGAGCGATCCGCTGATCGTTTACGCGCGCAAGGTTGATGCGCGGGAGCGGGAGTTGAAGCGGCTGGTGGACGAGCGTTACACCGGGCCACTGGCGGAGGCTGGCGCAAGGCTCGCTGATGCGCGGTTTGCGGCATATGGCAGCACGATCTACCCGGATGCGACGTTCACGCTGCGGATTAGTTACGGCAACGTGCAGGGCTGGGTCGAGCGGGGCCAGCAGGTTGCGCCTATGACGACCATGGGCGGTGCTTTCGACCGGGCGACCGGGGCGGAACCGTTTGATATCGCCAAGGGGTTTGCCGCAGCGCAGGCGAAGATCGACAAGGCTACGGTGTTTGATTTTGTCACCACCAACGACATTATCGGTGGCAATTCCGGATCGCCGGTGATCGACCGTGACGGCAGCGTGATTGGTGCGGCGTTTGATGGAAACATTCATTCCATCGGCGGAAACTATGGCTATCAGGCCGATGTGAACCGGACGGTGGTGGTGAGCGCAGCCGCGGTGCAGCAGGCGCTTGAAGTGATCTATCCGGCTCCGGCGCTAGTACGTGAACTGCGCGGGAAATGA
- a CDS encoding argininosuccinate synthase, whose amino-acid sequence MSDIKKVVLAYSGGLDTSVILKWLQVTYNCEVVTFTADLGQGEELEPARAKAKLMGVPDQNIYIDDLREEFVRDFVFPMMRANARYEGDYLLGTSIARPLISKRLIEIARETGADAVSHGATGKGNDQVRFELSAYALEPGIKVIAPWREWDLTSRTALIAWAEAHQIPVPKDKRGESPFSTDANLLHTSSEGKVLEDPWQETPDYVYSRTVNPEDAPDQPEYITIDFQRGDGVALNGQAMSPATLLAALNDLGRKHGIGRLDLVENRFVGMKSRGMYETPGGEIYARAHRGIESITLDRGAAHLKDELMPKYAELIYNGFWFAPEREMLQAAIDHSQARVNGTVRLKLYKGSAWVVGRQSPDSLYSERHVTFEDDAGAYDQKDAAGFIKLNALRLRLLAQQGR is encoded by the coding sequence ATGTCCGATATCAAGAAGGTCGTTCTCGCCTATTCCGGCGGCCTCGACACCTCCGTCATCCTCAAGTGGCTGCAGGTCACCTACAATTGCGAAGTCGTGACTTTCACGGCGGATCTTGGTCAAGGTGAGGAACTGGAGCCTGCGCGGGCCAAGGCCAAGCTGATGGGCGTGCCCGATCAGAACATCTATATCGATGATCTGCGCGAAGAATTCGTGCGCGATTTCGTCTTCCCGATGATGCGCGCCAATGCACGCTACGAAGGCGATTATCTGCTGGGCACCTCCATCGCCCGCCCGCTGATCTCCAAGCGTCTGATCGAAATTGCGCGCGAAACCGGGGCCGATGCCGTGTCACACGGCGCCACCGGCAAGGGCAACGATCAGGTTCGGTTTGAACTGTCGGCCTATGCGCTTGAACCCGGCATCAAGGTCATCGCTCCGTGGCGCGAGTGGGATCTGACCAGCCGCACCGCGCTGATCGCCTGGGCCGAAGCGCACCAGATTCCGGTGCCCAAGGACAAGCGCGGCGAAAGCCCGTTCAGCACCGACGCCAACCTGCTGCACACTTCGTCCGAAGGCAAGGTGCTGGAAGATCCGTGGCAGGAAACCCCGGACTATGTCTATTCGCGCACCGTCAACCCGGAAGACGCGCCCGATCAGCCCGAATACATCACCATCGATTTCCAGCGCGGCGATGGCGTCGCGCTGAACGGTCAGGCGATGTCGCCCGCCACCCTGCTCGCCGCGCTCAACGATCTGGGCCGCAAGCATGGCATTGGACGTCTGGACCTTGTCGAAAACCGCTTTGTCGGCATGAAGAGCCGCGGGATGTATGAAACGCCGGGTGGCGAAATCTATGCCCGCGCCCATCGCGGCATTGAAAGCATCACGCTGGACCGGGGTGCCGCGCACCTCAAGGACGAGCTGATGCCCAAGTATGCCGAGCTGATCTACAATGGCTTCTGGTTCGCGCCCGAACGCGAAATGCTGCAGGCCGCGATCGATCATTCGCAGGCCCGCGTGAACGGCACCGTGCGGCTGAAGCTGTACAAGGGCAGCGCGTGGGTGGTGGGCCGCCAGTCGCCCGACAGCCTGTATTCCGAACGCCACGTGACGTTTGAAGACGATGCGGGCGCATATGACCAGAAGGACGCGGCAGGCTTTATCAAGCTGAACGCGCTGCGGTTGCGGCTGCTGGCACAACAGGGCCGCTGA
- a CDS encoding glycine zipper 2TM domain-containing protein produces MKKTILAATLAAIAIPAAPALAAPPSWAPAHGYHQVRGGDRDRIYDNRGRYVEPRRISRNDQVWRGRDGRYYCKRNNGTTGLIVGAAGGALLGRAIDTRGERATGTILGAVGGALLGREIERSGGRCR; encoded by the coding sequence ATGAAGAAGACCATTCTGGCAGCCACTCTTGCCGCCATCGCCATTCCCGCAGCCCCGGCCCTTGCCGCGCCGCCCTCGTGGGCACCGGCGCATGGTTATCATCAGGTGCGCGGTGGCGATCGTGATCGCATTTACGACAACCGTGGCCGTTATGTTGAGCCGCGCCGCATCAGCCGCAACGATCAGGTCTGGCGCGGGCGTGATGGCCGTTACTACTGCAAGCGCAACAATGGCACGACGGGCCTGATCGTCGGTGCGGCTGGCGGCGCATTGCTGGGCCGTGCCATCGATACCCGTGGCGAACGTGCGACCGGTACCATTCTGGGTGCGGTCGGCGGTGCTCTACTGGGCCGCGAAATCGAACGCAGCGGTGGCCGCTGCCGTTAA